One Pantoea trifolii DNA segment encodes these proteins:
- a CDS encoding TorD/DmsD family molecular chaperone yields the protein MNEFSILCRVIGSLFNRQPQDPLLVPLFTLLREGKLQQQWPLEQDELLTRLQQNSDPQALAADYNALFVGSDCSVPPYASQWPNGVAEADVRAFLSARGMPLSEAPADHFGVLLLAASWLEDQSAEDESAAQLALFDEYLLPWCGAFLGKVEAHATTAFYRTLAALSREAIQAMYDELNEEQGDEA from the coding sequence ATGAATGAGTTTTCCATTCTCTGCCGCGTCATCGGCTCGCTGTTTAATCGCCAGCCGCAGGATCCACTGCTGGTGCCACTGTTCACTCTGCTGCGTGAAGGCAAACTGCAACAGCAGTGGCCGCTGGAGCAGGATGAACTGTTGACGCGCCTGCAGCAGAATAGCGATCCGCAGGCGCTGGCCGCCGACTACAACGCGCTGTTTGTTGGCAGCGACTGCAGCGTGCCGCCGTACGCATCCCAATGGCCGAACGGGGTTGCTGAAGCAGACGTGCGTGCGTTTCTCAGCGCGCGCGGCATGCCGCTGAGCGAAGCGCCCGCCGATCACTTTGGCGTGCTGCTGCTGGCAGCATCGTGGCTGGAAGATCAGTCAGCGGAAGATGAATCCGCCGCGCAGCTGGCGCTGTTTGATGAGTACCTGCTGCCGTGGTGCGGCGCGTTCCTTGGCAAAGTGGAAGCACACGCGACCACGGCGTTTTATCGCACTCTGGCAGCGCTGAGCCGTGAGGCGATTCAGGCGATGTATGACGAGCTTAACGAAGAGCAGGGCGACGAGGCCTAA
- a CDS encoding CoA transferase: MDSQRAAALWQQMWQGLRGADPLPSPTFLQPDTFSSAFAVSELAATSIGLASQALSDLLGQAAPVSINVRLASRWFQHSLIPLNRPPAALWDEFAGDYASADGWIRLHTNAAHHRAAMEHVLGQHANRAALADAVARWPAATLEQAVIDAGGCAAQMRSEAQWLQHPQGSAVQQEALIAQQATDAAPAPAWSLSPARPLLGVRVLDLTRIIAGPVATRFLASLGAQVLRIDPPDWHEPTLEEEITCGKRCARLDIKSRAGREQLRQLLQHSDVLVHGYRADALEKLGLDAETRRKLAPGLVDVSLNAWGWSGPWRNRRGFDSLVQMGCGIAEQGMRWSGNNQPTPLPVQALDHATGYLMAAAVLEGLRQRLTNGVGWQARLSLARTARLLQQFGAAPQNAQNGIHAQHDDALSAIEINQWGIAERLRAAAYLHGTPMICATPGVKLGSSAASW; the protein is encoded by the coding sequence ATGGATTCTCAACGTGCTGCCGCACTGTGGCAGCAAATGTGGCAGGGATTGCGAGGCGCGGACCCGCTTCCCTCGCCTACTTTTCTCCAGCCCGACACCTTTTCTTCTGCCTTTGCGGTCAGTGAACTGGCGGCCACCAGCATTGGTCTTGCCAGCCAGGCGTTGAGCGATCTGCTCGGCCAGGCCGCGCCGGTCAGCATCAATGTTCGTCTCGCCTCGCGCTGGTTTCAGCACAGCCTGATTCCGCTTAATCGACCGCCTGCCGCGCTATGGGATGAATTTGCCGGTGATTACGCCAGCGCCGACGGCTGGATTCGTCTGCACACCAATGCGGCTCATCATCGTGCGGCGATGGAGCACGTGCTCGGCCAGCATGCCAATCGTGCCGCGCTGGCCGATGCGGTGGCACGCTGGCCCGCCGCGACGCTGGAACAGGCGGTGATTGATGCTGGCGGCTGCGCCGCGCAGATGCGTAGCGAAGCGCAATGGCTGCAACATCCGCAAGGCAGCGCCGTGCAGCAGGAAGCGTTGATTGCCCAACAGGCCACCGACGCTGCACCCGCGCCTGCCTGGTCGTTATCACCCGCGCGCCCGCTGCTCGGCGTGCGCGTGTTGGACCTCACGCGCATCATCGCCGGTCCGGTAGCGACGCGTTTTCTCGCCAGCCTCGGCGCGCAAGTGCTGCGTATCGATCCGCCCGACTGGCACGAACCAACGCTCGAAGAGGAGATCACCTGCGGCAAACGCTGTGCGCGGCTTGATATCAAATCCCGCGCGGGGCGTGAACAGCTGCGCCAGCTGTTGCAGCACAGCGATGTGCTGGTACACGGTTATCGCGCTGATGCGCTGGAAAAACTCGGGCTGGATGCTGAGACGCGCCGCAAACTCGCGCCGGGCTTAGTGGATGTCAGCCTCAATGCGTGGGGCTGGAGCGGGCCGTGGCGCAACCGGCGCGGCTTCGACAGCCTGGTGCAGATGGGCTGCGGCATCGCCGAACAAGGCATGCGCTGGAGCGGCAATAACCAGCCAACGCCGCTGCCGGTGCAGGCGCTCGATCACGCCACTGGCTATCTGATGGCCGCCGCAGTGTTGGAAGGTTTGCGTCAGCGCTTGACCAACGGCGTTGGCTGGCAGGCGCGCCTCTCGCTGGCACGCACTGCGCGGCTATTACAGCAGTTCGGCGCCGCGCCGCAGAATGCGCAAAACGGTATCCACGCGCAGCACGATGACGCGTTGAGCGCAATAGAGATTAATCAGTGGGGAATTGCCGAGAGATTGCGTGCCGCAGCGTATTTGCACGGCACGCCAATGATCTGCGCGACGCCAGGCGTGAAGCTCGGCAGCAGCGCAGCCAGCTGGTGA
- a CDS encoding DMT family transporter has translation MAVRHFLMVLMVVSIWAFNNVAVKWGLLELPPLFLTWMRFVVVAVVLVPFCRITRAQLPWLLTLAFTFGFMHFSLLFVGMRYTDAGTGAIVVQLGTPIAMLLAMVILKEKLRLVQLIGIAISLSGVAVLSGSPTIPAWWVLCILLCSAFGWAISNMIVKKSPPIKPLTLTGWISFLAVPIVGAASWLTESNQFYALSHAGWRGWFGILYSALASSIVAYTLWYALLKKYNVNLIMPYSLLTPVLAVLMGVFVLGDSMNSFKILGASLVVLGTAIAVINLRNLRMHARFPRLRRR, from the coding sequence GTGGCAGTGCGGCATTTTTTAATGGTTCTGATGGTGGTTTCCATCTGGGCTTTCAACAACGTGGCGGTGAAGTGGGGATTGCTGGAACTTCCGCCGCTGTTTCTCACCTGGATGCGCTTCGTAGTGGTAGCGGTTGTGCTGGTGCCGTTTTGCCGCATCACGCGCGCACAATTGCCGTGGCTGTTGACGCTGGCATTCACCTTCGGTTTTATGCACTTCTCGCTGCTGTTTGTCGGCATGCGCTACACCGATGCCGGCACCGGCGCCATCGTGGTTCAGCTCGGTACGCCGATTGCCATGCTGCTGGCGATGGTGATTTTGAAAGAGAAATTACGCCTGGTGCAACTGATCGGCATCGCCATTTCGCTGAGCGGCGTCGCGGTGCTGTCGGGCAGCCCGACTATTCCGGCCTGGTGGGTGCTGTGTATTCTGCTGTGCAGCGCGTTTGGCTGGGCAATCAGCAATATGATTGTGAAAAAATCACCGCCGATAAAACCGCTGACGCTGACCGGCTGGATCTCCTTCCTTGCGGTGCCGATTGTCGGTGCCGCTTCGTGGCTGACCGAATCCAATCAGTTTTACGCATTGAGCCATGCGGGCTGGCGCGGCTGGTTTGGTATTCTGTATAGCGCCCTCGCCTCGTCAATTGTGGCGTACACGCTGTGGTACGCGCTGCTGAAGAAGTACAACGTCAACCTGATCATGCCTTATTCGCTGCTGACACCGGTACTGGCGGTGTTGATGGGCGTTTTTGTCTTAGGTGACAGCATGAACAGCTTTAAGATTCTCGGCGCCTCATTGGTGGTGCTGGGCACCGCCATTGCGGTAATCAACCTGCGCAACCTGCGGATGCACGCGCGTTTCCCGCGCTTGCGCCGCCGTTAA
- a CDS encoding glutamine amidotransferase has translation MTHTRALPLALIQLEVPPPQVVAQIGEQPRWFIDALQLQPDDYVIVRPHLGDDLPAFDRVSGAILSGSWAMVTDHADWSERTAAWIRGALEADLPLLGVCYGHQLMAYALGGKVGDNPHGWERGLKPLTRSAQAHNDPWLAALPGEFQAWLSHRQSVLTPPQHAQVLASSAQDDCQILRYSPQALSVQFHPEFTRDIMSACLPAGVCDDGTQLVGEDWSRELLRRFWLQTRPQPRAQAQGA, from the coding sequence ATGACACACACCCGCGCTTTACCTCTTGCTCTGATTCAACTCGAAGTCCCGCCGCCGCAGGTTGTGGCACAAATTGGTGAACAACCCCGCTGGTTTATCGACGCGCTGCAATTGCAGCCCGATGACTATGTGATTGTACGTCCGCATCTGGGTGATGATTTACCGGCCTTTGACCGCGTCAGCGGCGCGATCCTCAGTGGTTCGTGGGCGATGGTTACCGATCACGCCGACTGGAGCGAACGCACCGCCGCCTGGATTCGGGGCGCGCTGGAAGCGGATCTGCCGCTGCTTGGCGTCTGTTACGGACATCAATTGATGGCGTATGCGCTGGGTGGCAAAGTGGGCGATAACCCGCATGGCTGGGAGCGTGGACTGAAACCGCTGACGCGCAGCGCGCAGGCGCACAACGATCCGTGGCTGGCTGCGTTACCAGGCGAATTTCAGGCGTGGTTATCGCATCGGCAATCGGTGTTAACACCGCCGCAGCATGCGCAGGTGCTGGCGAGTTCGGCGCAGGATGACTGTCAGATTTTGCGTTATTCGCCGCAGGCGCTGTCGGTGCAGTTCCATCCGGAATTTACCCGCGACATTATGAGCGCCTGTTTACCGGCGGGAGTGTGTGACGATGGTACGCAATTGGTGGGGGAAGATTGGTCGCGCGAACTGTTGCGCCGCTTCTGGCTGCAAACGCGGCCGCAGCCGCGCGCACAGGCTCAGGGCGCGTAG
- a CDS encoding class I SAM-dependent methyltransferase — protein sequence MLASALTLMRAKANFVQQFIRNPRKMGSITPSSAALCRTMCDAVNWDNSLRIAELGAGDGVLTRHVLSRMSPQAQLDVFEISPELVKSLRGLPDARMQVRACSAEYLAGEYDVIFSGLPLLSLPPATRDNILSAVHDALGPRGVFVQFQYTSFTQPNLSRYFTWERQRVLKNMPPAWVYRCTRNYAP from the coding sequence ATGTTGGCTTCAGCCCTGACGTTAATGCGCGCCAAAGCGAACTTTGTTCAGCAATTCATCCGTAACCCGCGCAAAATGGGCAGCATCACGCCCTCTTCCGCCGCGCTGTGCCGCACCATGTGCGATGCGGTGAATTGGGATAACAGCCTGCGTATCGCCGAACTCGGCGCCGGTGACGGCGTGCTCACACGCCACGTGCTGTCGCGTATGTCACCGCAAGCACAGCTTGATGTATTCGAAATCAGCCCGGAACTGGTGAAAAGCCTGCGGGGATTGCCCGATGCGCGTATGCAGGTGCGCGCCTGCTCGGCGGAATATCTTGCGGGGGAATATGATGTAATTTTCTCTGGCTTGCCGCTGCTGTCATTGCCGCCCGCCACGCGCGACAACATTCTCAGCGCGGTGCATGATGCGCTGGGTCCACGCGGCGTATTCGTGCAGTTTCAATACACCTCGTTCACTCAGCCAAATTTGTCACGCTACTTCACCTGGGAACGCCAGCGGGTGCTGAAAAACATGCCACCCGCGTGGGTTTATCGCTGCACGCGTAACTACGCGCCCTGA
- the exaC gene encoding acetaldehyde dehydrogenase ExaC, with protein sequence MRYAAPGEQGSLITLQSRYGNFINGEFVAPVNGNYFVNTSPINASTIGEFPRSDRADIDNAVAAAQAAADAWGKTSPQARSLVLLKIADRLEENLEYIAVNETWDNGKPVRETLAADLPLAVDHFRYFAGCVRAQEGTAAEIDEFTAAYHFHEPLGVVGQIIPWNFPLLMAAWKLAPALGAGNCVVLKPAEQTPLSITLFMEVIKDLLPPGVINVVHGYGKEAGEALASHSGIAKIAFTGSTATGGHILELAAKSLIPSTVELGGKSPNIFFEDIMDAEESFIEKAAEGVVLGFLNQGEVCTCPSRALVQESIFEPFMAAVMKRIKSIKRGDPLDTETMIGAQASQQQFDKILSYLEIAQQEGAQVLHGGGVEKVGEELASGYYIQPTLLKGDNSMRVFQEEIFGPVVGVLTFKDEAEALAIANDSIYGLGAGVWTRDINRAYRMGRAIKAGRVWTNCYHLYPAHAAFGGYKKSGIGRETHKMMLDHYQQTKNLLVSYSTQPLGFF encoded by the coding sequence ATGCGTTACGCTGCCCCGGGAGAACAAGGTTCTCTCATTACTTTGCAATCGCGTTATGGCAACTTTATCAACGGCGAATTTGTTGCGCCGGTGAACGGTAATTACTTCGTCAACACCTCACCGATTAATGCTTCCACCATTGGCGAGTTCCCACGCTCGGATCGTGCCGATATCGATAACGCCGTGGCTGCCGCCCAGGCCGCTGCCGATGCGTGGGGCAAAACCTCACCGCAGGCGCGCTCGCTGGTGCTGCTGAAAATTGCCGACCGGCTGGAAGAGAATCTGGAATACATCGCGGTCAACGAAACCTGGGATAACGGCAAGCCGGTGCGTGAAACGCTGGCAGCGGATCTGCCGCTGGCGGTCGATCACTTCCGCTATTTCGCTGGTTGCGTGCGTGCGCAGGAAGGCACCGCTGCTGAAATCGATGAGTTCACCGCTGCCTATCATTTCCACGAACCGCTGGGTGTGGTCGGGCAAATTATTCCGTGGAACTTCCCGCTGCTGATGGCGGCATGGAAATTGGCACCGGCACTGGGCGCAGGCAACTGCGTGGTGCTGAAACCGGCCGAGCAAACGCCGCTGTCGATTACGCTGTTTATGGAAGTGATCAAAGATCTGTTGCCGCCAGGCGTGATTAATGTGGTGCACGGCTACGGTAAAGAGGCGGGCGAAGCGCTGGCGTCACATTCGGGCATCGCCAAAATCGCCTTTACCGGTTCCACCGCCACCGGCGGCCATATTCTGGAGCTGGCGGCGAAAAGTCTGATTCCGTCCACCGTTGAACTGGGCGGTAAATCGCCGAATATCTTCTTTGAAGACATCATGGATGCCGAAGAGAGTTTCATTGAGAAAGCGGCCGAAGGCGTGGTGCTGGGCTTCCTTAATCAGGGTGAAGTTTGTACCTGTCCGTCACGCGCGCTGGTGCAGGAATCAATCTTTGAGCCGTTTATGGCGGCGGTGATGAAGCGTATCAAATCCATCAAACGTGGCGATCCGCTTGATACCGAAACCATGATTGGCGCGCAGGCGTCGCAGCAGCAGTTCGATAAAATTCTCTCCTATCTGGAGATTGCGCAGCAAGAGGGCGCGCAGGTGCTGCACGGCGGCGGCGTCGAGAAAGTGGGCGAGGAGTTGGCCAGCGGCTACTACATCCAGCCAACGCTGTTGAAAGGCGATAACAGCATGCGCGTGTTCCAGGAAGAGATCTTTGGCCCGGTGGTTGGCGTGCTGACCTTCAAAGATGAAGCCGAAGCGCTGGCTATCGCCAATGACTCGATTTACGGGCTTGGCGCCGGCGTCTGGACGCGCGATATCAACCGCGCCTATCGCATGGGCCGCGCGATCAAAGCCGGTCGCGTGTGGACCAACTGCTATCATCTCTATCCGGCGCATGCGGCGTTTGGCGGCTATAAGAAGTCGGGGATTGGCCGCGAAACCCACAAAATGATGCTCGACCATTATCAGCAGACTAAAAACCTACTGGTGAGCTACAGCACGCAACCGCTTGGTTTCTTCTAA
- the fumA gene encoding class I fumarate hydratase FumA: MSNKPFYYQNPFPLAKDDTEYYLLSTDYVSVANFDGEEVLKVDPKALTLLAKQAFHDASFMLRASHQAQVASILADDEASKNDKYVALQFLRNSEIAAKGVLPTCQDTGTAIIMGKKGQRVWTGGGDEAALSQGVYNTFIEDNLRYSQNAALDMYKEVNTGTNLPAQIDLYSVDGDEYKFLCIAKGGGSANKTYLYQETKALITPAKLKNYLVDKMMSLGTAACPPYHIAFVIGGTSAEATLKTVKLASTHYYDSLPTEGNEHGQAFRDIQLEEELLKASQELGLGAQFGGKYFAHDIRVVRLPRHGASCPVGMGVSCSADRNIKAKINREGIWIEKMEDNPGRYIPEELRQQGEGEVVHVDLNQPMSEILALLSAYPVSTRLSLNGTIIVARDIAHAKLKERIDNGEGLPQYIKDHPVYYAGPAKTPEGYASGSLGPTTAGRMDSYVDLLQANGGSMVMLAKGNRSKQVTDACHKHGGFYLGSIGGPAAVLAQQSIKSLECVEYAELGMEAIWKIEVENFPAFILVDDKGNDFFQQIHNNCAACVK, encoded by the coding sequence ATGTCGAACAAACCCTTCTATTATCAGAATCCCTTTCCTCTCGCCAAAGATGATACCGAATACTACCTGCTGAGCACGGATTACGTCTCGGTGGCCAACTTCGATGGCGAAGAAGTCCTGAAAGTCGATCCCAAAGCGCTGACGCTGCTGGCGAAGCAGGCATTCCACGATGCTTCCTTCATGCTGCGCGCCTCGCATCAGGCGCAGGTCGCGTCAATTCTTGCCGACGACGAAGCCAGCAAGAACGACAAATACGTTGCCCTGCAATTCCTGCGCAACTCTGAAATCGCCGCCAAAGGCGTGCTGCCAACCTGTCAGGATACCGGCACCGCTATCATCATGGGCAAAAAAGGCCAGCGCGTCTGGACCGGCGGCGGCGATGAAGCGGCGCTGTCGCAAGGCGTCTATAACACCTTTATTGAAGATAACCTGCGCTATTCACAGAATGCTGCGCTGGATATGTATAAAGAGGTGAATACCGGCACCAATCTGCCGGCGCAGATCGACCTGTACAGCGTTGATGGCGACGAATACAAATTCCTGTGCATTGCCAAAGGTGGCGGCTCCGCCAATAAAACCTATCTGTATCAGGAAACCAAAGCGCTGATTACGCCAGCCAAGTTGAAGAATTATCTGGTCGATAAGATGATGTCGCTGGGTACTGCAGCGTGCCCGCCCTACCACATCGCGTTTGTGATTGGCGGTACTTCAGCAGAAGCCACGCTAAAAACGGTCAAACTGGCCTCAACCCACTATTACGATTCGCTGCCGACCGAAGGTAATGAACACGGTCAGGCTTTCCGTGACATTCAGCTGGAAGAAGAACTGCTGAAAGCCTCGCAGGAGCTGGGCCTCGGCGCGCAGTTTGGCGGTAAATACTTTGCGCACGATATCCGCGTGGTGCGCCTGCCGCGTCATGGCGCATCCTGCCCGGTAGGTATGGGCGTATCTTGCTCTGCGGACCGTAACATCAAAGCTAAGATCAACCGCGAAGGTATCTGGATTGAGAAGATGGAAGACAATCCGGGCCGCTACATTCCTGAAGAACTGCGTCAGCAGGGCGAAGGCGAAGTGGTGCATGTCGATCTGAACCAGCCAATGAGCGAGATCCTGGCGCTGCTGTCGGCTTATCCGGTCTCAACTCGCTTGTCACTGAACGGCACCATCATCGTGGCGCGTGATATTGCGCACGCCAAGCTGAAAGAGCGCATTGATAACGGCGAAGGTTTGCCGCAGTACATCAAAGATCATCCGGTCTATTACGCAGGTCCGGCGAAGACGCCAGAAGGTTATGCCTCCGGTTCACTCGGCCCAACTACCGCAGGTCGTATGGATTCCTATGTTGATCTGCTGCAGGCCAACGGCGGCAGCATGGTGATGCTGGCGAAGGGCAACCGCAGCAAGCAGGTTACCGATGCGTGTCATAAACACGGCGGCTTCTACCTGGGCAGCATCGGCGGCCCGGCAGCGGTGCTGGCACAGCAGAGTATTAAGAGTCTGGAATGCGTGGAGTATGCCGAACTCGGCATGGAAGCGATCTGGAAAATTGAAGTGGAGAACTTCCCGGCGTTCATTCTGGTGGATGACAAAGGCAACGACTTCTTCCAGCAGATTCATAACAACTGTGCCGCCTGCGTGAAGTAA
- a CDS encoding anion permease, translating into MNTQTTQSESLTAPPAAPGKKKNRLIMLCLPIIVAVLLLLVPTPAGLEPYAWHFFAIFVGVIVGLIFEPLPGAVIGLTGVVVIALFSQWVLFSPAELADPKFKTAAQSFKWAVSGFGNSTVWLIFGAFMFAAGYDKTQFGRRLALILVKYLGRRSLTLGYAITFADLLLAPFTPSNTARSGGTIYPIIANLPPLYGSKPNDPSARKIGSYLMWVAITAACITSSMFLSALAPNLLALALVKSVVGFEISWGMWFLAFLPLGVLLILTMPLLAYWLYPPEVKVNDEVPRWATAELAKLGKLKRNEILLLGFVVAALMMWIFATAWIEPAMAALLVIVLMLWTGVLNWNDITSNKAAWNTFAWFATLVALADGLARVGFIAWLGKEGAMLLHGYDPQVSAVVLLIAFYLLHYLFASTTAHTTALLPAMLTIAASIPGINMPVFCLMMCVSLGVMGIITPYGTGPSPIYYGSGYLPTKDYWRLGTIFGALFLVLLMVVAYPWMVMMF; encoded by the coding sequence ATGAACACACAAACAACCCAGAGTGAATCCCTTACTGCGCCTCCCGCGGCACCAGGGAAGAAAAAGAACCGCCTGATAATGTTGTGCCTGCCAATTATTGTGGCTGTGCTGTTGCTGCTGGTGCCGACTCCTGCGGGATTGGAACCTTACGCATGGCACTTCTTCGCCATTTTTGTCGGGGTTATTGTGGGACTGATTTTCGAACCGCTGCCGGGCGCCGTTATCGGTTTAACCGGCGTGGTGGTGATTGCGCTGTTCAGCCAGTGGGTGCTGTTTAGCCCGGCAGAACTGGCGGATCCCAAGTTCAAAACCGCTGCGCAGTCGTTCAAATGGGCGGTAAGCGGCTTCGGCAACTCCACGGTCTGGCTGATCTTCGGTGCCTTTATGTTTGCCGCCGGCTACGATAAAACTCAGTTCGGTCGTCGCCTGGCGCTGATTCTGGTGAAGTATCTTGGCCGTCGCAGCCTGACGCTGGGTTACGCCATTACCTTCGCTGACCTGTTGCTGGCACCGTTTACGCCATCCAACACCGCGCGCAGTGGCGGTACCATCTATCCAATCATTGCTAACCTGCCGCCGCTGTACGGTTCAAAACCCAACGACCCAAGCGCGCGTAAGATTGGTTCTTACCTGATGTGGGTCGCCATCACCGCCGCCTGTATCACCAGTTCAATGTTCCTTTCAGCTCTGGCACCGAACCTGCTGGCGCTGGCGCTGGTAAAAAGCGTGGTGGGCTTTGAAATTTCATGGGGCATGTGGTTCCTCGCCTTCCTGCCGCTCGGCGTGCTGCTGATTCTCACCATGCCGCTGCTGGCTTACTGGCTCTATCCGCCAGAAGTGAAGGTGAATGACGAAGTGCCGCGCTGGGCCACTGCTGAGCTGGCAAAACTCGGTAAATTGAAACGTAATGAAATCCTGCTGCTGGGCTTTGTGGTTGCGGCGCTGATGATGTGGATCTTTGCCACCGCCTGGATTGAACCGGCAATGGCCGCGCTGTTAGTCATCGTGCTGATGTTGTGGACCGGTGTACTGAACTGGAATGACATCACCAGCAATAAAGCCGCATGGAACACTTTCGCCTGGTTCGCCACACTGGTCGCGCTGGCAGATGGTTTAGCGCGCGTCGGCTTCATCGCCTGGCTGGGTAAAGAGGGCGCGATGCTGCTGCACGGTTACGATCCTCAGGTTTCTGCCGTGGTGCTGTTAATCGCCTTCTACCTGCTGCATTACCTGTTCGCCAGTACCACCGCGCACACCACCGCGCTGCTGCCAGCCATGCTGACTATCGCCGCCTCAATCCCGGGCATCAACATGCCGGTATTCTGCTTAATGATGTGTGTTTCTCTGGGTGTGATGGGCATTATCACCCCGTACGGCACCGGCCCAAGCCCGATTTATTACGGTAGCGGCTATCTGCCAACCAAAGATTACTGGCGCCTGGGCACCATCTTCGGCGCGCTGTTCCTGGTTCTTCTGATGGTTGTCGCCTATCCATGGATGGTGATGATGTTCTGA